From Leishmania donovani BPK282A1 complete genome, chromosome 34, the proteins below share one genomic window:
- a CDS encoding dihydroxyacetonephosphate acyltransferase produces MSFPPPRLALPEECKQVVLVAPIDGLTAACACAIATSPLVPLNCRVLVDGITVKSSSPSSGNDSLHTARSSAETAATTRDFMSTVQRVEAKLRASRATRRDISVTHMTQFYYGGVSPKAEEIGPMLHRIHLLGSGALGETSFTASSTDVSSGSGGSCGVPRVADSLFVLVLSAQSLSPDTESGLKAYDILLRRLWSAAGASQASETASQQTRVRGSLIILADDVYRTAACAMLSSIAKEVATAVDWVVLLTYSYAMDPPALEFGATEVAVQAASGISHGGTLPVLCAANALGVLRHFPVSRSEPATITPVDVALNAAFLGYIWLCHGELPECVECAAEMQYCGSSPASSHAAAAAEAATAMPAPPAQCVTRHRMGSFAVAESRKPGEASLVWGMMGEYLMSYYGRFADQISAAFPVAGVLTPAPILQFPFSVADLVNFGPEPRAAAYALEGWRAYQQRQRIMEEKVGNAEAAQALKAYVTQMDSVVSYIERTARVAAVRDKTSAAFAASRRRTASSSFSVPPYRLDDFNVALYHSLLRRLTSHHTLMPYHQCVALVEVDWEAYVSVIARAVLEHLARCVLRSSSGLQHVGSRSHAPPVADSASVVSIVRDPPVVSAPAEPAPASAAVSSPTKPEAAASAAEAPFAFPEPRRYFTNDFVYRGAERIPPFPSLLHKYFDCFVFLHRAGMTANGWRSDMTPGMTPQVLTSIIAQPNIQRLMTALAAKDGASKKDVEARAKSLLLQCGDALNHVHCRALGLMIRAIFRSIYGRVDVNNGAYERLHRYFAMPRVAVVFVPLHRSYIDFLILSEVLALMRLPLPHIVAGENFLSMGVLATLMRGSGALFMRRSFRDDPLYAALLKEYVRHLVRARRPLEFFIEGTRSRTGKTMAPKLGLLKFVCDTFYEPGQQELDDVLIMPVSLSYDEVLEATTHAKELLGVPKPKENPTNMLKARSLLERMHGNINIHIGEPVSLRSLKEHPQQCPLPLQPKGEQLRDLAAPAAATASVCKTIDTTPSIAKGSSITPIPLLATVAWHLVYKLQRNTVITPASMVAAVVECLGPYYCTATTTLKEGIDTTAAAAIPLEKVHQGVKWLRRRLRERGAQLSVEASELSPAGVVTQALTNLYRYIHITDEMSGVTYHPDSVVTRIAVNISTNQLIHVCMDEALVAVVAQAFGSATTPHSPPSGADGAMLCGVRSVKADVLSSQTQLLQRLLSAEFPNYAEAAPMSFASWLECTISQLQQCVEEHTVSSQLSGADTHGGTVVHLPVTQYYYFLLQLICPHVEALYTVLVAASALLATYPGKPLGAAEVVTATQRACGILYAEHKLRYVVAANKETLQHYYESLIALSLLQIKRVPVTTAPGQSKVSRRVVAYTVGLLGQEAALARLKVLSTQIKALWWHPSAAEGVTIDKAAIQERVLAVYRELTQPSKM; encoded by the coding sequence ATGAGCTTCCCACCACCTCGTCTAGCGCTTCCAGAGGAGTGCAAGCAGGTCGTGTTGGTCGCTCCCATCGATGGCCTCACTGCGGCATGTGCTTGCGCGATCGCCACATCCCCGCTCGTGCCGCTGAACTGCCGCGTGCTGGTCGACGGCATCACagtgaagagcagcagcccatCCTCCGGCAACGATAGCCTCCACacagcgcgcagctccgccgaaaccgctgccaccacgaGAGACTTCATGAGCACCGTGCAGCGAGTGGAGGCAAAACTGCGTGCAAGCCGCGCCACACGCCGCGACATTTCTGTGACACACATGACGCAGTTCTACTATGGTGGGGTGTCACccaaggcggaggagatcGGGCCGATGCTGCATCGAATTCATCtactcggcagcggcgcacttGGCGAGACGAGCTTCACGGCATCCTCAACAGACGTCTCTTCTGGGTCTGGCGGGAGCTGTGGTGTACCTCGTGTTGCGGATTCTCTGTTTGTGCTGGTGCTGAGTGCGCAGTCGCTGAGCCCAGACACGGAAAGCGGGCTCAAGGCGTACGATATCCTTCTGCGTCGTCTTTGGagtgctgccggcgcttcGCAAGCCTCCGAAACCGCTTCTCAACAGACGCGGGTGCGCGGCAGTCTTATCATTCTCGCCGACGACGTCTATCGCACGGCTGCGTGTGCAATGCTGTCGAGCATCGCGAAGGAGGTCGCCACGGCGGTAGACTGGGTGGTGCTCCTCACCTACTCATACGCTATGGACCCGCCGGCGCTGGAGTTCGGTGCGACGGAGGTCGCCGTTCAAGCCGCGTCGGGTATTTCACACGGCGGCACGCTTCCCGTGTTGTGCGCCGCCAACGCCCTCGGCGTGCTCCGGCACTTCCCTGTCAGCCGAAGTGAGCCAGCCACTATTACGCCCGTCGACGTCGCTCTGAATGCCGCCTTCTTAGGATACATATGGCTGTGCCACGGCGAGTTGCCAGAGTGTGTGGAGTGTGCCGCGGAGATGCAGTACTGTGGCTCTTCGCCTGCGTcctcgcacgccgccgctgctgccgaggcggcgacggcaatgccagcgccgccggcgcagtgTGTCACGCGACACCGTATGGGGTCCTTCGCAGTTGCCGAATCACGCAAGCCTGGCGAGGCGTCACTGGTGTGGGGCATGATGGGCGAGTATCTCATGAGTTATTACGGTCGATTTGCCGACCAGATTTCGGCGGCGTTTCCCGTGGCTGGCGtgctgacgccggcgccaaTTCTGCAGTTCCCGTTTAGCGTGGCGGATTTGGTCAACTTCGGGCCGGagccgcgcgcggctgccTACGCGCTGGAAGGATGGCGCGCGtatcagcagcggcagcgcatcatGGAAGAGAAGGTCGGTAatgccgaggcggcgcaggcgctaAAGGCTTACGTGACACAAATGGACAGCGTTGTCAGCTACATCGAGCGTACTGCAcgcgtggcagcggtgcgagACAAGACATCTGCTGCCTTCGCCGCATCGCGCAGGCGTACAGCGTCCTCGTCCTTCTCCGTTCCGCCATACCGCCTCGATGACTTCAACGTGGCGTTGTATCACTCGCTACTGCGTCGCTTGACATCGCACCACACACTCATGCCCTATCACCAGTGTGTGGCGCTCGTCGAGGTCGACTGGGAGGCATATGTGTCGGTGATTGCACGGGCAGTGCTTGAGCACCTGGCACGGTGTGTTCTGCGGTCTTCATCCGGCTTGCAGCACGTAGGGAGTCGCTCCCACGCTCCGCCGGTGGCCGACAGCGCGAGCGTCGTCAGCATAGTACGCGATCCTCCTGTCGTCAGCGCCCCAGCCGAGCCGGCGCCTGCGAGTGCAGCGGTGTCGTCGCCCACCAAGCCGGAGGCAGCTGCTTCTGCCGCAGAAGCCCCTTTCGCCTTTCCAGAGCCGCGGCGCTACTTCACCAACGACTTTGTGTACCGCGGTGCCGAGCGCATCCCGCCGTTTCCGTCTCTTCTGCACAAGTACTTCGATTGCTTCGTGTTTCTTCATCGCGCCGGTATGACGGCGAACGGCTGGCGCAGTGACATGACACCTGGCATGACGCCGCAGGTGCTCACCTCAATCATCGCGCAGCCGAACATCCAGCGGCTCATGACCGCTCTGGCTGCCAAAGACGGCGCATCGAAAAAAGACGTGGAGGCCCGGGCAAAGAGTCTtctgctgcagtgcggcgATGCACTGAATCACGTTCACTGTCGCGCGCTGGGTCTCATGATTCGCGCAATCTTTCGCAGTATCTACGGCCGCGTCGACGTCAACAACGGCGCCTATGAGCGCCTCCACCGTTACTTCGCCATGCCGCGCGTagccgtcgtcttcgtcccgctgcaccgctcATACATTGACTTCCTCATTCTCTCCGAGGTGCTGGCGCTCATGcggttgccgctgccgcacatcGTGGCTGGAGAAAACTTTCTTAGCATGGGCGTCCTCGCAACCCTGAtgcggggcagcggcgccctcTTTATGCGCCGCTCCTTCCGCGACGACCCACTGTACGCTGCGCTGTTGAAGGAGTATGTGCGGCACctggtgcgtgcgcgccgccctctcgAGTTCTTCATTGAGGGAACACGGAGTCGCACTGGCAAGACGATGGCGCCTAAGCTGGGCCTTCTCAAGTTTGTCTGCGACACCTTCTACGAGCCGGGTCAGCAGGAGCTTGACGACGTGCTCATTATGCCGGTCAGCCTCTCCTACGACGAGGTGCTCGAGGCCACCACACATGCCAAGGAGCTCTTGGGCGTTCCGAAGCCGAAGGAGAACCCGACGAACATGCTCAAAGCCCGAAGTCTACTCGAGCGCATGCACGGCAACATCAACATCCACATTGGCGAGCCCGTGTCGCTGCGCTCCCTCAAGGAGCACCCGCAGCAgtgcccgctgccgctccagccTAAGGGCGAGCAACTCCGAGATCTGGCTGCGCCAGCCGCCGCAACCGCGTCGGTGTGCAAGACAATCGATACCACGCCTTCCATTGCCAAAGGCAGCTCCATCACCCCGATCCCTCTtctcgccaccgtcgcgtgGCACCTGGTGTACAAACTACAGCGTAACACGGTCATCACCCCGGCGTCGATGGTGGCTGCTGTAGTCGAGTGTCTTGGCCCTTACTACTGCACAGCAACGACAACGTTGAAGGAGGGCATTGacaccaccgcggcagccgccatACCGTTAGAAAAGGTTCACCAGGGGGTCAAGTGGCTGCGTAGGCGCTTGCGCGAGCGCGGTGCTCAGCTTTCGGTGGAGGCCTCCGAGTTGAGCCCTGCTGGGGTCGTGACGCAGGCGCTGACCAACCTCTACCGCTACATCCACATCACGGACGAGATGTCAGGCGTGACATACCACCCCGACAGCGTGGTCACCAGGATCGCAGTCAACATCAGCACCAACCAGCTCATCCACGTTTGTATGGACGAggccctcgtcgccgtcgtcgcgcaggCGTTCGGCTCTGCCACAACGCCGCACAGTCCGCCATCAGGCGCCGACGGGGCGATGCTGTGCGGGGTCCGCTCCGTGAAAGCGGACGTGCTGAGCAGCCAGACGCAGCTTttgcagcggctgctgtccGCTGAGTTCCCCAACTACGCCGAAGCAGCACCGATGAGCTTCGCGTCGTGGCTGGAGTGCACTATAAGCCAGCTTCAGCAGTGCGTAGAGGAGCACACCGTGTCCTCCCAGCTTTCTGGCGCCGACACGCACGGCGGTACTGTTGTGCACCTGCCCGTTACGCAGTACTACTACTTCCTCCTTCAACTCATCTGCCCTCACGTGGAGGCGCTCTACACGGTGCTGGTGGCTGCGTCGGCACTGCTGGCGACGTACCCTGGTAAGCCACTCGGGGCTGCCGAAGTGGTcacggcgacgcagcgagCGTGTGGCATCCTGTATGCGGAGCACAAGCTGCGCTATGTAGTGGCGGCCAACAAGGAGACGCTGCAACACTACTACGAGAGCCTCatcgcgctctcgctcttACAGATAAAGCGCGTGCCCGTTACAACGGCGCCTGGCCAGTCGAAGGTAAGCAGAAGAGTCGTCGCGTACACGGTCGGGTTATTAGGGCAagaggcagcgctggctCGCCTCAAGGTGCTGTCGACACAGATAAAGGCTCTGTGGTGGCACCCCTCTGCAGCGGAAGGGGTGACGATCGACAAGGCAGCCATTCAAGAGCGTGTGCTGGCAGTGTACCGTGAGCTAACACAGCCGTCCAAGATGTGA